AAACGAACGCCGCCGCATTGCCCGGGAAATTCACGATGAACTGGGACAGCTGCTGACCGCCATGCGCTTTCAGCTGGCATCGCTGAAGAAGAGCCGGCACTCGCACGCCTCCCGGGAGGCCACGCAAGACGACGATGCCCGGCTGAACGATCTGTTACACCTGAGCGATTCGATGCTCAAGCAGGTGCGACACGTGAGCACCTCTCTCCGTCCCGCCATTCTGGATGAACTCGGGTTGATTCCCGCTGTGCAGGCTCACGCGCAACAATTTGAAGTCAGAACCGGAATCGCCTGCGACGTCGTGGTCGAGCCCGCGCTAGTCGAAGTCCCGTTTGACGATGCCACGGCCTCGGCCGTCTTCCGGATCGTGCAGGAACTTCTGACCAATGTACTGCGTCATGCGCGCGCAATGGCCGTGAGCATCTCCTTGATCCGCACCCGGAATCTGCTGACCGTGGTGGTCCATGACAATGGGACCGGCATCACGCCGAACCATCAGACGCGGCACGACTCGTTCGGGCTGAAAGGGATCACCGAGCGCGCCATGCTCCTTGGCGGCACGTTTACGATTGCACCCCATCCGTCGGAAGGTACCGTCGCCACACTGCATATTCCACTGGCCGTCCTCCTTCCTCCGCCTTCGGCCTCCACCGCTCGCTCACCCCTGAACCAGGAGGGACATGAAAATCCTGTTGGTTGATGACCATGCCCTGGTCCGCCGCGGTGTCGCCCATGTGCTCCAGGAAGACCTCCCCGACCTGACGATCGTCGAGAAAGGCACCGCACTGGATGCCCTTGAGGCCGTTCACGCCACTCCCTGGGATCTCGTCATTCTCGACATCAATCTGCCTGACAAAAGCGGTCTCGATGCGCTCAAAGACATCAAGCGGATCTCTCCAGACTTGCCGGTGCTGATACTCAGCCTCTACCCGGAAGCTCAGTATGCCAGACGCGCGCTGAAAGCCGGTGCCTCCGGTTATCTCACCAAAGACACCGCGCCGGAAGAAGTCACGACTGCCGTGAAACGGATCTTGCAGGGGGGCCGGTATGTGAGCGCCGCGCTGGCAGAGCAACTCGCCGCCGATCTCGGCACCACCTCCGGCGAGGCTCGGGAACCGCACGAAAGGCTCTCGGATCGGGAACTCGAAGTGCTCCGACTCATCGGATCAGGCCGGACTCCCACGGAAATTGCCGAGCAGCTTGCCCTCAGTATCAAAACCGTCAGCACCTATCGAGCACGCATCCTGGAGAAGTTGAACCTTCGAACGACGGCTGAGTTGATCCGCTTTGCCGTTGACCATCAGCTGGCGAAGTGACCCCGCCGCCGCGCACCCTCCCGTCAGACTTTCCCTGACAAGCTAACGGTATTGAGTCCTACGCAATAATGAGACTGCCGCCGATTGCCGAAATCCTGCCGACCGCGCATCTGTACAGAATAGTTCACTGTACCCTGATGGTGTTTCACAATATGCCCATACGCCCCGCACCCCGCGCCGCTCGTACCATCCTCATCGCTGACTCCGAACTGCCCACGCGCATGGGGCTTCACACAATTCTGGCAGCCTTGCCTGGCCTGAATGTGCTGTTTCCCGTTTCCTCGGCCACCGAACTGCTGACAGACGCAGGCCGGTGGCGGCCGGACTTGGTGCTGATGGGCACCAGATTTTCAGATGGCGACGGGATCGAAACCTGTCGAGCCCTCCTCAGTCGATGCCCGGACCTGCGTATCGTGTTCGTCGCCAATGCCGCCACCGCACAACTGCTCCTCCACACGATGCAGGCCGGCGCGATGGGCTTCATTCTCAAAACCTTTCACCCTTCCAGGCTGTCCGGAGTCGTCACGCAGGTGCTGGCCGGAAAACCGGCGTTCGATTACGATCTCATGAGCACCGCCCTGAAGTGGATGGGGCAGCAGGCAGAATCCCCGCAAGGGCTGGCCCCACACCTCTCTCCCAGACATCAGCAGATCCTCCCGCTCCTGAGCGAGGGTCTTACCAACAAGGAAATCGGCGCCCAGCTCAACTTGAGCGAGAAGACCGTCAAAAACTACCTCGCCGACCTCTTCGACCGGCTGCACATGTCGCGCCGCTCCCAAGTCGCCGCCTGGTTCATCAATCGCACAGTCCAGCATATCCCGCCTCCCTATACATCCATGGCGGCCGAGACAATCCGGGGACGCACTCGCTCCCGCTCACTGATTCAAGAGGAGCTATTGCATGCCCACAATTCTGCTTATTAGCGACGATGACACCTTCCGAAACTCACTCCGCCAATCCATGGGGCATGACGGAGCTGCCGTGCTCGGCGTCCCGAACACCCGAGCGATCCTCAGCCAACCGGGAGCGCGACAAGTGTCGGGGTACGACCTCATTGTCGCAGAGGTCCTCTCAAGCGATCATGACGGACTCTCCCGGCTGGTCCTGTTCCGCAATCTGCACCCCAACACACCCTTCATCGCCGTGACGCGCGAAGACCACAGCGGGGGGCTGGCCTATGGCGGAGCTGCCGCACGAGCCTTGCGCGCCTGGCACGTTCCCGTCGCGGCCGACTCCTTGGCTGGACTGACCGACACCACCACCCGTGCCCTCAGGGGCGAATCGCCTCCCCGGTAGCGGACTCACGCCCGCTGAGGTGTGACGCCGTCCGGCACAGCCCCCTACCAGCCTCGTCTGATCGTCCGCCGGCCGTGAAACGACTAATACCCCATCGCGATGTTGAGCTTGGACAGGATGGCGGGCGAGAGCGTGAATTCCGCCTGCACCTCGATGCGATGCGGAACCAGCAGTGTAGTGTGGAAGACAATGTCGCGTATGGGAATCTTGAACTCGGGATCTTGAGGGGTACTCAGTTCGACGGCCTCGACGGAATTCGTGATGGCGCCGCTGTCCTGCGGGCCATAGGTCGTCATAACCGCGTCGATAATCTCCTTCACCTTCTCATTCGCTTCCACACCCTCCATGCTTTTGAGCAAGAGCGGAATGACTTCCTCTTTTGCCTGATCGGACAGGGTGAAGTTTTCGACCCGCTCTTTCCGGCGCAGTGACATCAGGTCGTTGTCGAGATCCTTACTGAAGGCGCCGTACGCGAACCGAAAAAACTCGAAATGAAACCCCTTGAAGCCTTTCCCAAACGTCTGGAGCTCGCACAGAAAGCCTAGCTGCTGCAACTTGACGTCGCTCAGCAGTCCGTGCGGTTCGGCAAGATACAGCACATACAGCAGCAGCGCTCGATCCACCGTAATCTGATTCGGCTTTCTCATCGATGGTCTCCGTTTATCCTCGAATGATCGAACTATAGACAGCCTGCTGGAGCATCGTCAAACCCATCCGCTCGCCATTTCCCCCTTGACCCACCGCCGGCTTTGGTCTTTAATGTCTCTCCTTACAGGAGGGTCGGCCGGACTCTATGCCCAAACATGTGAAAGAGATGGAAGCGCTGAAAGCGCACCTCGGCAAACACCAGCTGAAGTACACGCGCCAGCGCGAACTCATTCTTGACGCGTTCCTCCAGCAGGAACACATCACCGCCGAAGAGATGTACCACCAACTGGCGAAGAAAGACCCGCACCTGGGGCTTGCCACCATCTACCGTACCCTCAACCTGTTTTGCGAAGCCGGTCTGGCACAGGCCCGGCATTTCGGCACGCAGACGCAATATGACAACATTTCCCACAAGGGTCATCACGACCATCTGATTTGCACCGACTGCGGCAAGATCGTGGAGTTTGAAAACTGCGAGATTGAAAAGCTTCAGCAGGAAGTCGCCACCCGGAACGGCTTCACCATTTCCACTCACCGCCTTGAACTCTACGGCCTCTGCGGACGCTGTCGTCATTGACCCCTGCCGTTTTTTTTGCTATCTTATTGAGACGATTTATCAATTTCAATTGCGAGGCAAACCGCGCATTATGGCTACTTTTCTAACACGATTTTACTCGTCCATGATCTCGCGTCACCATCGCCACATGCCGGCCCTGCTTCTGATCCTCATCACATTCTGCGCACTGTCCTTTCCGCTCACCGATTCGATTGCGGCCGACAAATTGGTCGTCTATTCAGGTCGGGCAGAACGTTTAATCAAGCCGGTGTTCGATGCGTTCACCGCGAAAACCGGCATCCAGGTGGATCTCCTGTCATCCGGTACTACAGAACTCGTCAACCGGCTGAAGGCGGAAGGCGATCGAACCCCCGCTGACCTCCTGTTGACCAATGATGCCGGAAGCCTTGAACTTGCGCGCGGGGCCGGACTCTTGCGGCCGCTCAACATGCGCGAGGTCGAACGAGCCATTCCGTCCCAGTTCCGCGCCGCAGACAATAGCTGGGTGGGCCTCTCCGGCCGGTTTTGGATTATTGTGTACAACACGACGATGGTGAAGCCCGATCAGCTCATCTCCCTGCTCGACCTGGCGAATCCCCAATGGAAAGACAAGCTTGCGATCCCCAACTCCGGCAGTGAATATCTTCAGGCGGGCGTGTCGGTGATCCGCGCCGCTCACGGCGACGAGCGCACCAAGAAATTCCTGGAGGGCCTGCGGGATAACGCCGGCTCGCAGGTCTACCAGAAAAGCTCCCAGATCGTGGATGCCGTGGCCAAAGGGCAGGTCGCCGTGGGCATCGTGAATCACTATTACGTGTACCGCCACCTCGCCACGCAGCCCGCCGCGCCGTTGGCCGTCATCATGCCGGATCAAAAAGACGGCGGTATGGGCGCGATTATGAATGTGACAGGGATCGGGATCACCAAATCGAGCACCCATGTCGACAATGCGAAGCTGCTGATCGAGTTTCTCGTCGCACAAGCCGGACAGAAGATGTTTGCCGATTTGGACAAGGAATATCCATTACATCCGGAAGTAAAGGCAGACCCGGCCCTGGTCGATCGAAAGAGCTTCCGCGCGGCCCTCGTGCCGCTGACACGATTGGCTGAGCTCCGGGAACCGACTCTGACGCTCATCGAGCAAGTGGGCCTCCGCTAAATCACGAGGCCCGTTGTGACGACGTTTCGCCAGCAGCTCGCCTCTCCGCTGCAACTTGCCGCCATCGCCACCGCCGGGCTGATCCTGCTTCCGCTCGGCTATGTCACCGTCCTTGCGCTCTCAGCTGACCCGGCGGTCTGGTCCCGCCTCTGGGCGACGAGAATTCCTGAACTGCTGTTCAACACCGTCACCCTCGCAGGGGCGGTGGCCGTCCTCACATTGATCCTGGGCGTCTCCACGGCATGGCTGGTCGTTCGGTTCGATTTCCCGGGACGCCGCCTCTGGGAAGTCGCATTGATTCTTCCGCTCGCCATGCCGACCTACGTCCTGGCCTACGTCTACACCTATCTTCTGGGATTCGGCGGACCGGTGGAACGCCTCTGGCAACTCTGGGCCGGGCCGCAAGCCCACATTGTGTCACCGCAAAGTTTTTGGGGCACGACCCTCGTGATGGCGCTCGACACCTTCCCCTTCGTCTACCTGCTCACCCGAAGCGCGCTCTTAAGCCTGAATGTGTCGTTCGAGGAGGTATCGCGAGTCTGCGGAGTGTCCCGGCTCATGACGCTCTGGCGCGTGACCCTCCCCCTAATGCGCCCGTCGATCGCCGCAGGAGTCGCGCTGGTCATTCTCTATGTGGTCTCGGATTTCGGCGCGGTGTCGCTGCTGCGCTACCAGACGCTGACTTACGCCGTCTTTCAACAGATGACCGGACGGTCCGACAATACCGCCGCCAGCATTCTGAGTGTCTTGCTCGTCGTCCTGGCGCTGCTCTTTCTCGTCACCGAACGCTGGTTTCGCCAGCGCAGCCGCTTCTACCAGACCACCGGCCGCTATCGCCCGCCGCAGCGCGTGCGCTGCACCTGGGTCGGCACGGCCTCGATCACTGCGGTCATGAGCCTGATCGTCGCCATGTCTTTCGGCGTTCCCGCCTACTTGCTGATCACCTGGAGTCTCTCGCCGGAAGCACAAGCGATCGTCGATAGCCGATTCTTTGGCTTTATCTGGAACAGCGCCCTGTTGGCGGCCGCCGCCGCCACCGTCGGCGTGATCATCGGCCTGCCATTGGCGTATCTGGCAAGCCGACGCCCGACGGCTCTCAATATCGGCTGTCTCCAAGCCGCCTATGCCGGCTATGTACTACCAGGGCCGGTCGCCGCGCTCGCAGTGCTCGTGCTTTGCCTGAAGATCGCCCCGGTGATGTACGGGACAATCCTCTTGTTGGTGATCGCCTATGTGATCCACTTTCTCCCCGCCGGGCTCCAATCGCTGGAACCGGCCCTGCAACAGATCACGCCGAATCTCGAAGAAGTCGCCCGCACGCTGGGGCTGGGCGTCCGCGACACCTGGCGCCGCGTGACGCTGCCGCTGGTTCGCAACGGGTTTGTCGTCGCCTGGGTGCTCATGTTTCTTCAGACCATGAAAGAACTGCCGGCGACGCTGCTCTTGCGCCCGGTCGGCTTCGATACCTTGGCCATTCGCGTCTGGCTGGAAGCGAGTGAGGAGTATTTCCAATTAGCGGCGCCGGCGGCGCTGCTCATCGTGCTCTTGAGTCTGCCGGCCTTGTTCCTCTTGGTCTCAAAAGACTGGAGGGCCGCGTAAATGACAGCACCTCAACCGCAGCGGTGGATTGTATGCACACTGAAACACATCACGTCGTGAACCAACCGGACCTCTACCAGCCCGCGTCCAATGTGCTGGAGCTGCGCGCCGTGGCCTGCGCCTATGAAACCGGAAGGCCGGCGATCCGCAATATCTCCTTTGCCGCACGCGAGGGAGAAATTCTCTGCCTGTTAGGCCCCTCCGGTTGCGGGAAGACCACGATCCTCCGGGCAATTGCCGGATTCGAACCGGTCCGGTCCGGCGAACTGTTTCTTTCCGGGCGCCTGGTGTCGAATGCGAATCTCACCGTCCCGACCGAAGAGCGGCGTGTCGGCATGGTCTTCCAGGAATATGCGCTGTTCCCCCATCTGCGCGTGGCGGACAACATCGCCTTCGGGCTCCAACACCTGTCCCGGGGGGACCGGAGGTGCCAGGTCCAAGAGATGCTCACACTCACCGGCCTGGAAGGATTTGATCGCCGCTATCCGCATGAACTGTCGGGCGGGCAACAGCAGCGCGTCGCGCTCGCCCGCGCACTCGTGCAGAATCCCGTCGTCCTCCTGCTGGATGAGCCCTTCAGCAATCTGGATCCCGACATGGCCGGCCGGATGCGCCAGGACCTGCATGCGCTGCTGCGGCGCACCAAGACCACGACCATCCTTGTCACGCACGATCACGAAGAAGCCTTTGCGATGGCCGACCGGATCGCGGTCTTGAACCAGGGCGTATTGGAACAGATGGATACGCCGGAATTGATCTACCACATGCCGGCCAGTCCCTTCGTAGCAGACTTTGTGGGGCAGGCCGACTTTATCCAGGGCGAAATCCGTGACGGGATGATTCACACGGAGCTGGGCGAGTTTCCCAATACGCTTCCCGGCGAGGAAGGCACCGCCGTCGTCGTCATGATCAGACCGGACGATATCCACCTCTCGCCGGCCAAGGGGGCAGGCGCCCGCATTCAAGCGCGCCAGTTCCGGGGATCTGAAAACCTGTATACCGTCAGCCTTCCCTCGGGACAGATCGTTCACAGCAGCGAGGGCTCGACCAGTGTGTATCAGGAAGGGACCGCCGTAGAGCTGCAGGTTCTGGCCACGCACACCGTTGTGTTCCCTGCTCCCACTGCGACAAGCTAGGCACCACAGTGCTCCAGTTGACAGGTCTTTTCACCATCTGGCATTGATGAGGAGCGATCGGGCCTCTGTCCCGGCCGGTCCTGACTCAGAACCAGTACTACCGAAGGAGTACGTGCATGGACTCACTGAAACATGTCGTGGACTATGGCATCATCGGACTCTTGCTCGGCCTGAGTCTGTGGTCGGTCGCCGTCGCCGTTGAGCGCTGGCTCTTCTACCGCAACATCAACGCCGCGCACTACCCCAACGCCCAGGTGTATGAAATTGCCCTGACGAGGCGATTGGTGATCATCGGGACGGTGGCGGCCAACGCTCCCTACATCGGACTGCTGGGCACCGTCCTGGGAATCATGCTGACCTTCCACACCATGGGCACGTCCGGCACCATGGCGGTCAACACGATCATGATCGGATTGAGCCTCGCCTTGAAAGCGACCGCCGTGGGATTGCTCGTCGCCATTCCCTGTGTAGTCATGAATAACATTCTCCGACGCCGGGTCGCCGAACTGCTGACCCAGTACAAGGTGGATCATGGATCGTCAGCAAGTTGATCAAATCAACGTCATCCCGCTCGTGGATGTCATGCTCGTGCTGCTGGTCATCGTCCTGACCACCGCCACCTTCATCAGCACGGGGCAGATCCCGGTCAATCTGGCCAAAGCGAAGTCGGTCAGCGACCGCAAAGATGTGCCCCTCGTCATTACGCTCACTTCAGAAGGGCATCTGTTCCTGAACGACAAGGCCATACCGGATGACGGCTTGCCAGCTGCGCTCGGCAACGAATCGCGCGACTCTGCCGTCGTCGTACGGGCGGACAAGGTAACCATACTCGAACGCTTCGTCGCCCTCGTCGATGAAGTGCGCGGGTTGGGCTTTCAGCAAGTCAGCCTTGAGGTGATCCGGTTGTGACGCATGCCCGGAGTCATGATCGCCTCAGCGCAGGCGGGGCGCACAAGGCCGGATGGCTGGTTTCTGTCTGTCTCCATGGCAGTCTCGTGCTCGGAGCAATGGTATTACTTCAACAGATGCAACTGGCACTGCTGGAGGAACCATTCGAGTGGAATGTCGCAATGGTTCAACCGACCGCGGCGCCTCAATCACCGACGACCGCTAGCGAGTCGCCGCCGGCTCCCCCGACACCAACGCCGTCACAAGTTCTCGCCCAAAGACACCCGGAACCCGCACCCGCTCAGGCCTTGCCTCCTCCCGTCGCCCCCACCCCAGCGCCGCCTATTGAGACTCACATCCCACCGCCTCGCGCTGTACCGGCTCCGCCCCCCCCGATACAAGCCACCGCACCCTCGAAACCCGAGCCCACACCTGAGCCAATCCGTGAAGAGCCTCGCCTACAGCCACCCGCTGCCATGAAGTCACCTGAGGCTCCACCGGTAACAGCCCCGGCCTCCATACCAACGCCCGCACGTTCAGTGGCATCCCCCGAACCATTGTCAGCCTCCCCGCCAACCAGCACAGCATCCAGCGCTCCAGATCCAGCACCAGTCCCGCCCGAGCCTGTTCGCACGCAGGGAGAAATCCCACCGCAGCCAATACCGACACCCAGCAGAGCCGCAGATACCTCCACGGCAATCAATCAACCTACGACGCCGGCCGCCACGGACGTGGCCGCGCTCACTTCGCCAGATCAGCCCAGCACCGCAAAATCAGATGACGGCTGGCTCGCAACGCTGATGGGGAAATGGATTGCCGACCTGGAAAAACACTATCCGGCAACATTACGGTTGGAAGGCGTGCAGGGGAAAGTCGTGCTCGTGGCAATGCTGCATGAGAACGGCACGCTGACGGATGTGAAGATCGCAAAAAGTTCAGGAAATGCCCTGCTCGATCAAGCAGCCATTGCCGATGTGGAGCAAGGCCCACCGATCAAGCTTTCACGCCCGCTCGGCCGCCCGCAGCGCCCCATCAAGTTCTCGATCAGTTACGATCTGAAAACGGCTCGGTGATCTTGGCCGGCTTCGTCGCGCAATCCTGGTCCCGCCAGTCCCGCAACATCCCCGGCTCATCGAACGTGAGCAGATAGGCCCGGCAATACTCCGCTCTGGCGTACCCGCTATAACCGCTGGTCCCGCTTCCCCGCACATAATAAGTCCAGAGCGAACGCCCGTCAGGTTGCCGCTCTTGCTTATGGGGAGCGCCGTAGCGCTTCGCTACTTCCTCCTGCGTGACCTGATTCACCTTGCTCTGGAAATAGCCCGTTTCAAACTCGCCGCAGGCGCCGCAGAAGACGAGCGCCAGAACCGCACCAAACCGAGTCCATCGCATGACCATATTCGCCCATCGTTGAGCCATTGCCCCCCTCCCGAATGAAACCTTTTTATGGATACCCTAGCCGGGATCGAAGTCCCGAGGATACCGTCATGCTTCCTCGATCATCGATGATGACGGCTTCGACATCCGGCAGACGCTCGACCAACGCCATTCCACGTTCTGGCCCAAGCACAAAAATTCCTGTATCAAGCCCGTCTGCCACGATCCCTTCGACGGCAATCACGGTGACGCTCTGGCATTTCCTAGCTGGCTCAAGCGTGTGCGGATCGAGAATGTGATGATACCGGATGCCATCCTGCTCAAAGTACCGTTCGTAGTCGCCTGCCGTGGAAATAGCCTCGTTCTTGAGATCGATCGTCGCGATGAGCGCGCCTTCCTGCCGCGGATGGCGAATCCCCACGGGGAATCCCT
Above is a window of Nitrospira sp. DNA encoding:
- a CDS encoding energy transducer TonB, translating into MGKWIADLEKHYPATLRLEGVQGKVVLVAMLHENGTLTDVKIAKSSGNALLDQAAIADVEQGPPIKLSRPLGRPQRPIKFSISYDLKTAR
- a CDS encoding biopolymer transporter ExbD, with the translated sequence MDRQQVDQINVIPLVDVMLVLLVIVLTTATFISTGQIPVNLAKAKSVSDRKDVPLVITLTSEGHLFLNDKAIPDDGLPAALGNESRDSAVVVRADKVTILERFVALVDEVRGLGFQQVSLEVIRL
- a CDS encoding Fur family transcriptional regulator; amino-acid sequence: MPKHVKEMEALKAHLGKHQLKYTRQRELILDAFLQQEHITAEEMYHQLAKKDPHLGLATIYRTLNLFCEAGLAQARHFGTQTQYDNISHKGHHDHLICTDCGKIVEFENCEIEKLQQEVATRNGFTISTHRLELYGLCGRCRH
- the exbB gene encoding TonB-system energizer ExbB encodes the protein MDSLKHVVDYGIIGLLLGLSLWSVAVAVERWLFYRNINAAHYPNAQVYEIALTRRLVIIGTVAANAPYIGLLGTVLGIMLTFHTMGTSGTMAVNTIMIGLSLALKATAVGLLVAIPCVVMNNILRRRVAELLTQYKVDHGSSAS
- a CDS encoding response regulator transcription factor, translated to MPIRPAPRAARTILIADSELPTRMGLHTILAALPGLNVLFPVSSATELLTDAGRWRPDLVLMGTRFSDGDGIETCRALLSRCPDLRIVFVANAATAQLLLHTMQAGAMGFILKTFHPSRLSGVVTQVLAGKPAFDYDLMSTALKWMGQQAESPQGLAPHLSPRHQQILPLLSEGLTNKEIGAQLNLSEKTVKNYLADLFDRLHMSRRSQVAAWFINRTVQHIPPPYTSMAAETIRGRTRSRSLIQEELLHAHNSAY
- a CDS encoding ABC transporter ATP-binding protein; translation: MHTETHHVVNQPDLYQPASNVLELRAVACAYETGRPAIRNISFAAREGEILCLLGPSGCGKTTILRAIAGFEPVRSGELFLSGRLVSNANLTVPTEERRVGMVFQEYALFPHLRVADNIAFGLQHLSRGDRRCQVQEMLTLTGLEGFDRRYPHELSGGQQQRVALARALVQNPVVLLLDEPFSNLDPDMAGRMRQDLHALLRRTKTTTILVTHDHEEAFAMADRIAVLNQGVLEQMDTPELIYHMPASPFVADFVGQADFIQGEIRDGMIHTELGEFPNTLPGEEGTAVVVMIRPDDIHLSPAKGAGARIQARQFRGSENLYTVSLPSGQIVHSSEGSTSVYQEGTAVELQVLATHTVVFPAPTATS
- a CDS encoding iron ABC transporter permease, which translates into the protein MTTFRQQLASPLQLAAIATAGLILLPLGYVTVLALSADPAVWSRLWATRIPELLFNTVTLAGAVAVLTLILGVSTAWLVVRFDFPGRRLWEVALILPLAMPTYVLAYVYTYLLGFGGPVERLWQLWAGPQAHIVSPQSFWGTTLVMALDTFPFVYLLTRSALLSLNVSFEEVSRVCGVSRLMTLWRVTLPLMRPSIAAGVALVILYVVSDFGAVSLLRYQTLTYAVFQQMTGRSDNTAASILSVLLVVLALLFLVTERWFRQRSRFYQTTGRYRPPQRVRCTWVGTASITAVMSLIVAMSFGVPAYLLITWSLSPEAQAIVDSRFFGFIWNSALLAAAAATVGVIIGLPLAYLASRRPTALNIGCLQAAYAGYVLPGPVAALAVLVLCLKIAPVMYGTILLLVIAYVIHFLPAGLQSLEPALQQITPNLEEVARTLGLGVRDTWRRVTLPLVRNGFVVAWVLMFLQTMKELPATLLLRPVGFDTLAIRVWLEASEEYFQLAAPAALLIVLLSLPALFLLVSKDWRAA
- a CDS encoding response regulator transcription factor — protein: MKILLVDDHALVRRGVAHVLQEDLPDLTIVEKGTALDALEAVHATPWDLVILDINLPDKSGLDALKDIKRISPDLPVLILSLYPEAQYARRALKAGASGYLTKDTAPEEVTTAVKRILQGGRYVSAALAEQLAADLGTTSGEAREPHERLSDRELEVLRLIGSGRTPTEIAEQLALSIKTVSTYRARILEKLNLRTTAELIRFAVDHQLAK
- a CDS encoding extracellular solute-binding protein, which gives rise to MISRHHRHMPALLLILITFCALSFPLTDSIAADKLVVYSGRAERLIKPVFDAFTAKTGIQVDLLSSGTTELVNRLKAEGDRTPADLLLTNDAGSLELARGAGLLRPLNMREVERAIPSQFRAADNSWVGLSGRFWIIVYNTTMVKPDQLISLLDLANPQWKDKLAIPNSGSEYLQAGVSVIRAAHGDERTKKFLEGLRDNAGSQVYQKSSQIVDAVAKGQVAVGIVNHYYVYRHLATQPAAPLAVIMPDQKDGGMGAIMNVTGIGITKSSTHVDNAKLLIEFLVAQAGQKMFADLDKEYPLHPEVKADPALVDRKSFRAALVPLTRLAELREPTLTLIEQVGLR